The proteins below are encoded in one region of Reichenbachiella sp. 5M10:
- a CDS encoding metalloregulator ArsR/SmtB family transcription factor yields MKLKHFNIQYGSQIFKSFSDEARIRILSLLFNHEELCISDIEHILDFTQTKTSRHISYLKNAGLLNSRKDDQWVFYEIKEEVMGLVSQIFKYLDKDVQLQKDDEVYQVLRSNRELAMNKRQNRFE; encoded by the coding sequence ATGAAACTTAAACATTTTAATATTCAATATGGTTCTCAGATATTCAAATCCTTTTCGGATGAGGCGAGAATTCGAATTCTTTCGTTATTGTTCAATCATGAGGAGCTATGTATTTCAGATATTGAGCATATTTTGGATTTTACGCAGACGAAAACTTCTCGACATATTTCATATCTAAAAAATGCTGGCTTGTTGAACTCCAGAAAGGATGACCAATGGGTGTTTTATGAGATCAAGGAGGAAGTGATGGGGTTGGTGTCTCAAATATTCAAATATTTGGATAAGGATGTACAGCTTCAGAAGGACGATGAGGTGTATCAAGTACTAAGGTCCAATCGGGAATTGGCGATGAACAAAAGACAAAACAGATTTGAGTAA
- a CDS encoding HisA/HisF-related TIM barrel protein yields MQLVPSIAIKDGKVARVTKGDFSKATIYDQNPIDLAQQFQDHGVTRLHMVDLDGAKKGKVINYNILEAVAGYTDLAINFSGGVHTDGDIMKVLECGAESVTCATMAVYSPDVFASWIMSYGREKIAMAADSLDGQIRVGGWQKDTKIDVHSHIAYFYDRGLKYLKTTDISREGVLSGPSVDLYKDILHHYPGIFLFASGGIRGEEDIIQLKALGVHGVIFGKAFYEGHLTLKQIEKLCAS; encoded by the coding sequence ATGCAACTCGTCCCGTCCATTGCCATCAAAGATGGAAAAGTCGCCCGTGTGACTAAAGGTGATTTTTCGAAGGCAACTATCTACGACCAAAATCCGATTGATTTGGCCCAGCAGTTTCAAGATCATGGAGTCACTAGGCTGCACATGGTTGATCTAGATGGGGCCAAAAAGGGGAAGGTTATCAATTACAATATTTTGGAAGCCGTCGCAGGCTATACTGATTTGGCCATCAATTTTTCTGGTGGTGTACATACAGATGGTGACATCATGAAAGTCCTCGAGTGTGGTGCAGAGAGTGTGACTTGTGCGACGATGGCAGTGTACTCTCCGGATGTGTTTGCCTCATGGATTATGTCTTATGGGAGAGAGAAAATCGCCATGGCTGCAGATAGTTTGGATGGACAGATTCGCGTCGGGGGCTGGCAAAAAGATACCAAAATTGATGTGCACTCACATATCGCCTATTTTTATGACCGTGGATTGAAGTATCTTAAAACAACCGATATATCTAGAGAAGGAGTCTTGTCAGGCCCCTCGGTGGATCTTTATAAAGACATTCTACATCACTACCCCGGGATTTTCTTGTTTGCGAGTGGAGGGATCAGGGGGGAAGAAGATATCATACAACTCAAAGCTCTTGGGGTACATGGCGTAATATTTGGCAAAGCTTTTTATGAAGGGCACTTGACGCTCAAGCAAATCGAAAAACTATGTGCGAGCTAG
- a CDS encoding carboxypeptidase-like regulatory domain-containing protein produces the protein MKLFTATILTTVLLTLMSVDSFAQQDRKVIQFSGIIVDAESEMGIPGVHLYAPKGGRGTTTNPYGYFSMAVLEGDSLIVSAVSFVKENFTVPVLVSDRDNLTVVISLKRDTTYLEELEVFAFPSEEMFKEAVLALQLPNQYDLNNMQRNVDQRMLNRMSGDLTMGSSGNYEYYMEQQANAYSLQYQPNSISLLNPFAWNRFIKSLKKRQQE, from the coding sequence TTGAAGCTTTTTACCGCTACGATATTGACCACTGTACTACTGACTCTGATGTCGGTAGATTCCTTTGCCCAACAAGACAGAAAGGTCATCCAATTTTCGGGAATTATCGTGGATGCAGAGTCAGAAATGGGCATCCCTGGGGTCCATCTCTATGCACCAAAAGGAGGGCGAGGCACTACCACCAATCCCTACGGATATTTCTCCATGGCTGTACTAGAAGGCGATAGCCTCATCGTCAGTGCCGTTAGTTTTGTCAAAGAAAATTTCACTGTACCAGTACTAGTCAGCGACAGAGACAACCTCACGGTAGTAATTTCCCTCAAGCGTGACACTACGTACCTCGAAGAACTGGAAGTCTTCGCTTTCCCTAGCGAAGAAATGTTTAAGGAGGCCGTATTAGCCCTGCAGCTACCCAATCAATACGATCTCAACAATATGCAACGCAACGTTGATCAACGAATGCTCAACCGTATGTCTGGCGACCTGACTATGGGATCAAGTGGCAACTACGAATACTACATGGAGCAACAGGCCAATGCCTACAGCCTACAATATCAACCCAACTCGATCTCCTTGCTCAACCCATTTGCATGGAATCGTTTCATCAAGTCTTTGAAAAAAAGACAACAAGAGTAA
- a CDS encoding 5-(carboxyamino)imidazole ribonucleotide synthase gives MTFDPSISIGVLGGGQLGRMMIQSAMDLNLEISCIDPDPNAPCKNLASHFVNGDITNYDEVLAFGDPCDVITVEIENVNVEALEELERRGKKVFPQPSVLRTIKDKGLQKQFYLDHDIPTSEFVFIHQKEDLQDYTDMLPAANKLRTDGYDGRGVQIIKTAEQLDKGFEAPSILEKFVDYQKEISVIVARNENGDMTTFPVVELEYHPEQNLVEFLFSPSEIDLDIRNRARELAETVISKFDMVGLLAVEMFVTKDGNLMVNECAPRTHNSGHHTIEGNITSQFEQHIRAILNLPLGDTDTKGSAVMINLLGHPDHTGLAKYEGIDQAMGIKGMHVHLYGKKHTKPYRKMGHVTLVGKDLQTLKQTARKLKESIKIIA, from the coding sequence ATGACTTTTGATCCTAGTATTTCTATTGGTGTTTTGGGTGGTGGACAGTTGGGTCGCATGATGATCCAGTCTGCCATGGACCTCAACTTAGAGATTTCGTGTATTGACCCGGACCCCAACGCTCCTTGTAAAAACCTCGCAAGCCACTTCGTCAACGGAGACATCACCAACTACGATGAAGTCCTCGCTTTCGGAGACCCCTGTGATGTAATCACAGTAGAAATCGAAAATGTCAATGTCGAAGCGCTCGAAGAACTCGAAAGGCGAGGCAAGAAAGTTTTTCCGCAACCCTCCGTCCTGAGAACTATCAAGGACAAGGGACTCCAAAAACAATTCTATCTAGATCATGACATTCCTACCTCAGAGTTTGTGTTCATCCACCAAAAGGAAGACCTGCAGGACTATACCGACATGCTCCCTGCCGCCAACAAACTCCGCACAGACGGGTATGATGGGCGAGGTGTACAGATCATCAAAACAGCAGAACAACTGGATAAAGGGTTTGAAGCCCCCTCTATTTTGGAGAAGTTCGTTGACTACCAAAAAGAAATATCGGTCATCGTAGCACGCAACGAAAACGGAGACATGACTACCTTCCCTGTCGTAGAACTCGAGTATCATCCAGAGCAAAATCTCGTAGAATTTCTTTTTTCCCCTTCAGAGATTGATCTCGACATACGCAACAGAGCACGAGAACTAGCTGAAACCGTGATATCAAAATTTGATATGGTGGGATTACTGGCCGTAGAAATGTTCGTCACCAAGGATGGCAATCTCATGGTCAACGAATGCGCACCTCGTACGCACAACAGTGGACATCACACCATTGAGGGCAACATCACTTCGCAGTTTGAGCAGCATATCCGTGCCATCCTCAACCTACCTCTAGGTGATACCGACACCAAAGGCAGTGCGGTGATGATCAATCTGCTCGGGCACCCTGACCATACAGGCCTTGCAAAATACGAAGGGATCGATCAGGCCATGGGAATCAAAGGCATGCACGTCCACTTGTACGGCAAAAAACACACCAAGCCGTATCGAAAGATGGGCCATGTGACACTGGTAGGCAAAGACCTCCAAACCTTGAAACAAACCGCAAGAAAACTCAAAGAAAGCATCAAAATAATCGCATAA
- the lipB gene encoding lipoyl(octanoyl) transferase LipB, producing MNHIINKETQFIHLGLIDYQEAWDYQEKLFKEAVDIKIANRQLPSAQHSLTPNRLVFCQHPHVYTLGKSGKEENLLLDESGLQAKEASYYKINRGGDITYHGPGQIVGYPILDLDNFFTDIHKYLRLLEEAIILTCADYGISAGRIDGLTGVWIDYKNEKRARKICAMGVKASRWVTMHGFAFNINTDLHYFGNIVPCGIDDKAVTSLEKELGKKQDLTAVELKLKRHLGELFAFEWV from the coding sequence ATGAATCACATCATCAACAAGGAAACCCAGTTCATCCATCTGGGTTTGATTGACTATCAAGAAGCTTGGGATTACCAAGAGAAATTATTCAAAGAGGCCGTAGATATCAAAATTGCTAACCGGCAACTACCTTCAGCACAACACTCCCTTACTCCAAACCGTCTGGTGTTTTGCCAGCACCCCCATGTCTATACATTGGGTAAATCTGGCAAAGAAGAAAATCTGCTCCTAGACGAATCAGGTTTGCAGGCCAAAGAAGCCTCTTACTATAAAATCAATAGAGGTGGAGACATTACCTATCACGGACCAGGACAAATCGTCGGCTACCCGATTCTAGACTTGGACAACTTCTTCACCGACATACACAAATATCTCCGCCTCCTCGAAGAAGCCATCATCCTCACCTGTGCTGACTATGGCATCTCAGCTGGGCGTATCGACGGACTCACTGGTGTTTGGATAGATTACAAAAACGAAAAACGTGCCCGAAAAATATGTGCCATGGGCGTCAAAGCTAGCCGATGGGTCACCATGCACGGGTTCGCGTTCAACATCAATACCGACCTCCACTACTTCGGCAACATCGTGCCTTGTGGGATCGATGACAAAGCTGTCACATCTCTAGAAAAAGAACTGGGCAAGAAACAAGACCTCACAGCTGTGGAGCTCAAGCTCAAACGACACCTAGGCGAGCTGTTTGCTTTTGAATGGGTATAA
- a CDS encoding DUF5723 family protein has protein sequence MKANLTLTTLLLFCINFAANAQSGLSLYHLGNRTFQGNNMNASYVPEAKVFFGLPLMSGLAVDVNSRVSYNDMVTMDEDGNKVYDFDNFVNQSQEHNYLGVVAEISTFYLGIKPNNNTAISIFVRERISTKSFYSHDLVDFAWNGNESYIGKTLDLTNTLTDSRYYREYGLGLWKKFPKQKLEVGIRGKFLNGMVSAISDTQFSGSVTIDDDYQHQLQIKNTAVNTSGLNILEDGSNEEIQEYFTYNDNLGFGIDLGANWRINDKFSTSVAINDLGFINWKADPRNYIVADTTINFGDFSFKDADNIEDIISDSLLNKLDDSVTYKSYRSGLNTSVYASGMYHLSPKDKVTATVSSRIVQGSWRMLYAVGYTRQLGNIFSVSGNIIKKPQQGIDLGLAAEVTLGALQLYIASDQVLKSWDVPNMKSFDIQFGINFIFGRNKVSASKTQKDSQKDLEHPLEYGEGRKVEKSDGLYFIVPKQKRRPIYNE, from the coding sequence TTGAAAGCAAATCTAACCCTCACCACCTTGCTCCTGTTCTGCATCAATTTTGCGGCAAACGCCCAATCGGGTCTATCCCTATACCATCTTGGCAACAGAACCTTCCAAGGCAACAACATGAACGCATCCTATGTCCCTGAGGCAAAAGTGTTTTTTGGATTGCCTCTCATGTCTGGGCTGGCTGTAGACGTCAACTCACGTGTCAGCTACAATGACATGGTCACTATGGACGAAGATGGCAACAAGGTCTATGATTTTGACAACTTTGTCAATCAATCCCAAGAGCACAATTATCTAGGCGTCGTAGCTGAAATCTCCACCTTCTATTTGGGCATCAAACCCAACAACAATACCGCCATATCTATATTTGTCCGGGAACGAATTTCTACCAAGTCCTTTTACAGTCATGATCTCGTAGACTTTGCCTGGAACGGAAACGAATCCTATATCGGCAAGACATTGGATTTGACCAACACCTTGACAGACTCAAGGTACTACCGTGAATATGGCCTAGGCCTTTGGAAAAAATTCCCCAAACAAAAACTAGAAGTGGGCATCAGAGGCAAGTTCTTGAATGGAATGGTCAGTGCCATTTCTGACACTCAATTTTCGGGATCGGTGACCATAGACGATGACTATCAACACCAACTCCAAATCAAAAACACGGCGGTAAACACCTCAGGACTCAACATCTTGGAAGATGGCTCAAACGAAGAAATCCAAGAATACTTCACCTACAACGACAACTTAGGCTTTGGGATAGATCTAGGTGCCAACTGGCGTATCAACGATAAGTTCAGTACCTCTGTAGCAATCAACGACCTAGGATTCATCAACTGGAAGGCTGATCCTCGCAATTATATTGTCGCCGACACCACTATCAACTTTGGTGACTTCAGCTTCAAAGATGCCGACAACATCGAAGACATCATCAGTGACTCACTCCTCAATAAGCTAGATGACTCGGTGACTTACAAGTCCTACCGATCAGGCCTCAACACCAGCGTGTATGCTAGTGGCATGTACCATCTCAGTCCAAAGGACAAAGTCACGGCTACTGTCTCGTCACGAATCGTCCAAGGCTCTTGGCGCATGCTCTATGCTGTCGGTTATACCAGACAACTGGGCAATATATTCTCCGTATCAGGAAATATCATCAAAAAACCACAACAAGGGATAGATCTCGGGCTAGCAGCAGAGGTCACGCTAGGCGCACTGCAACTCTACATCGCTAGTGACCAAGTTCTCAAATCTTGGGATGTACCCAACATGAAATCTTTCGACATACAGTTTGGCATCAACTTCATTTTCGGAAGGAATAAGGTCAGTGCTTCCAAAACACAAAAGGACTCGCAAAAAGATCTAGAGCATCCGCTAGAATATGGAGAAGGGCGAAAAGTAGAAAAAAGTGACGGACTCTACTTCATCGTACCTAAGCAAAAAAGGCGCCCTATCTACAACGAATAG
- the purE gene encoding 5-(carboxyamino)imidazole ribonucleotide mutase has translation MTAQVGIIMGSKSDLNIMNQAAQVLEELGVAYELTIVSAHRTPHRMVEYAESAKDKGLKVIIAGAGGAAHLPGMVASLTTLPVIGVPVKSSNSIDGWDSILSILQMPGGVPVATVALDGAKNAGILAAQIIGSHDTQIGNNLAKYKLDMKQKVEDSIKEL, from the coding sequence ATGACAGCACAAGTAGGAATCATCATGGGTAGTAAGTCTGACCTCAACATCATGAACCAGGCAGCACAAGTACTCGAAGAACTCGGTGTAGCCTACGAGCTCACCATCGTCTCGGCCCACCGAACCCCCCACCGAATGGTAGAATATGCAGAATCCGCCAAAGATAAAGGCCTCAAAGTAATCATTGCAGGAGCAGGAGGAGCCGCACATCTGCCCGGCATGGTCGCTTCACTGACGACACTACCTGTCATAGGAGTCCCTGTCAAATCAAGTAACTCAATTGACGGTTGGGACTCAATACTCTCGATATTGCAAATGCCTGGTGGTGTACCTGTAGCGACTGTTGCTCTAGATGGTGCCAAAAATGCAGGCATCTTGGCAGCACAAATCATTGGGAGCCATGACACTCAAATCGGTAATAATCTAGCCAAATACAAGTTAGACATGAAACAAAAAGTGGAAGATTCTATTAAGGAATTGTAG
- a CDS encoding NifU family protein, translated as MEDGVKNAPATIYLESNPNPNTLKFVVNYFLIPEGMNFDYPTVESATNSTLAQELFTFPFVKGVFVMSNFVTVTKDAETDWAEVQNGIRDHIKGYLDSGQPAVDLSKAYEQAHEEQKTTAPVSDMDENIKGILDEYIRPAVEQDGGAISFHSFEDGVVKVVLQGSCSGCPSSTLTLKAGIENLLKRMVPEVKEVEAING; from the coding sequence ATGGAAGACGGAGTAAAAAACGCACCAGCAACGATATATTTAGAGTCCAACCCAAACCCAAACACGCTCAAGTTTGTGGTCAATTATTTTTTGATTCCTGAGGGGATGAATTTTGACTACCCGACAGTGGAGTCTGCGACCAATTCTACTTTGGCGCAGGAGTTGTTTACCTTTCCATTCGTCAAGGGAGTGTTCGTGATGAGCAACTTCGTGACAGTGACCAAGGATGCTGAGACAGACTGGGCCGAAGTACAAAATGGAATTAGAGATCACATCAAGGGATATTTGGATTCAGGACAGCCAGCTGTTGACCTATCCAAGGCCTATGAACAAGCGCATGAGGAACAAAAAACTACAGCACCAGTTTCGGACATGGACGAAAACATCAAAGGAATTCTTGATGAGTATATTCGTCCTGCGGTCGAGCAGGATGGGGGTGCCATCAGCTTTCATTCGTTTGAAGATGGAGTGGTCAAAGTGGTCTTGCAAGGATCATGTAGCGGGTGCCCATCGTCGACATTGACGCTCAAAGCGGGGATTGAAAACCTACTGAAAAGAATGGTGCCAGAGGTGAAAGAAGTAGAGGCGATCAACGGGTAG
- a CDS encoding YjjG family noncanonical pyrimidine nucleotidase — protein MSKTYKYIFFDLDHTLWDFDGNAKQVLRDLYELHDLARLGVVSSEHFIERFFETNDALWAQYNVGEIDKFYLRNQRFRLVFENAGALMSLISESFLKEFNKQFLQGNPKQNRLMPGTIEVLNYLHTKYPLFIITNGFEEVQSIKMENSKIDGYFDRIITSEKAGFKKPFAGIFNYAMKWSGANAEESIMIGDNLDTDIKGARDYGMDQVYFNPERKPHQEEVTHEIQQLDELLGIL, from the coding sequence TTGAGTAAAACGTACAAATACATATTCTTTGATTTGGATCATACCTTGTGGGATTTTGATGGCAATGCCAAGCAAGTGCTCAGGGATCTCTACGAGTTGCATGATTTGGCTAGACTAGGGGTCGTCTCATCGGAGCACTTCATCGAGCGGTTTTTTGAGACCAATGATGCGTTGTGGGCCCAGTACAATGTGGGTGAGATAGACAAGTTCTATCTGCGTAATCAGCGTTTCAGGTTGGTGTTTGAAAATGCGGGGGCTTTGATGTCTCTAATCAGCGAGTCGTTTTTGAAGGAGTTTAACAAACAGTTTCTCCAAGGAAATCCAAAGCAAAATCGACTCATGCCTGGAACGATAGAAGTTTTGAACTATCTCCATACCAAATATCCTTTATTCATCATTACCAATGGATTCGAAGAGGTACAGTCCATCAAGATGGAAAACTCCAAAATTGATGGATATTTTGATCGAATCATTACTTCTGAGAAGGCCGGGTTCAAAAAGCCATTTGCGGGGATATTTAATTACGCCATGAAATGGTCAGGTGCAAATGCAGAAGAGTCTATCATGATCGGAGACAACCTAGACACGGATATCAAAGGAGCGCGTGACTATGGTATGGATCAGGTGTATTTCAATCCAGAGCGAAAGCCGCACCAAGAAGAAGTAACTCATGAGATTCAACAGCTAGACGAGTTGCTGGGTATTCTCTAA
- a CDS encoding response regulator transcription factor — protein sequence MTKILVVEDDPNLGQILNEYLQLKGYETVLCKDGEEGFEVFKRESFDFCILDVMMPKKDGFTLAQEIREVDRNIPLIFLTAKSMKEDTIAGLKIGADDYLTKPFSMEELILRIQAILKRSGGLSNSATLVSKFELGSLTFYYDKSLLVRPSGDVKLTSRENELFKMLCDNMNQTMERTAALNAIWKDDSYFNARSMDVYIAKLRKYIKEEEQIHILTIHGQGFKLVKVE from the coding sequence ATGACTAAAATATTGGTGGTAGAAGATGACCCGAATTTGGGACAAATTCTCAACGAATACTTGCAGCTCAAGGGCTATGAGACAGTGCTGTGCAAAGATGGTGAAGAGGGGTTTGAGGTGTTCAAGCGTGAGTCGTTTGATTTTTGCATTTTGGATGTGATGATGCCCAAGAAAGATGGCTTTACTCTGGCACAGGAAATTCGAGAGGTCGACCGCAACATTCCGTTGATTTTTTTGACGGCCAAGTCGATGAAAGAGGATACCATCGCAGGACTAAAGATCGGTGCGGATGATTATTTGACCAAGCCTTTTAGCATGGAAGAGCTTATTTTACGTATTCAGGCTATTCTCAAGCGGAGTGGTGGGCTATCCAATAGTGCTACACTAGTGAGTAAGTTTGAGCTGGGATCTTTGACGTTTTATTATGATAAGAGTCTGTTGGTACGCCCATCGGGGGACGTGAAGTTGACCTCACGTGAGAATGAGCTGTTCAAAATGCTATGTGACAACATGAATCAGACCATGGAGAGAACAGCGGCACTCAATGCCATCTGGAAGGATGACAGTTATTTCAATGCTCGGAGTATGGATGTGTATATTGCAAAATTGCGAAAGTACATCAAGGAAGAAGAGCAAATTCACATCTTGACCATACACGGTCAGGGATTTAAGCTTGTCAAAGTAGAGTAA
- a CDS encoding dicarboxylate/amino acid:cation symporter: MKKLPLHVKIILGLVAGVIWALVSSALGWNEFTITWIDPFGTIFIRLLKFIAVPLVLFSIISGVAGLSDVSKLGRLGGKTLGAYLVTTIVAVGIGLLLVNMVKPGTFMDDEQRTKNRVSYELWLKDNGMGAPKDGKWFINMPENAHLMNQAMNEEIAAEDLKEVEKKMALAKAQKEASPLQFVVEMVPENVFLSVSDNRLMLQVIFFAIFFGVTIVIVPRDKSKPVVDFIEGVNVIFLKMVDNVMKAAPFFVFALLAGVIAKMADTPREVLEIFLGLGSYSVTLFVGLAFMVFVFYPMLLKLFVKKIKYQEFIKNISPAQFLAFSTSSSAATLPVTMECVEENMGVPRNVTSFVLPIGATVNMDGTSLYQAVAVVFLAQLHMVDLTFAQQLTIVLTATLASIGAAATPSAGLVMMIIVLQSVGLNPAWVAIIFPVDRILDMCRTVVNVTGDATVCSLIAKSEGELEKYS, translated from the coding sequence ATGAAAAAATTACCACTACATGTCAAAATCATTTTAGGCCTCGTGGCAGGTGTCATATGGGCCTTGGTGTCAAGTGCCTTAGGTTGGAATGAATTTACCATTACATGGATTGACCCGTTCGGCACGATATTCATTCGATTGCTTAAGTTTATTGCCGTGCCGTTGGTGTTGTTTTCGATCATCAGCGGGGTGGCAGGACTGAGCGATGTGAGTAAGTTGGGGCGCCTTGGTGGCAAGACATTAGGAGCTTACCTTGTGACAACTATCGTGGCAGTAGGGATTGGCTTGTTGCTGGTCAACATGGTCAAGCCGGGCACGTTCATGGATGATGAACAGCGAACTAAGAACCGTGTCTCCTATGAATTGTGGCTCAAGGACAATGGTATGGGAGCCCCAAAAGATGGTAAATGGTTTATCAATATGCCTGAAAATGCTCATTTGATGAATCAGGCAATGAACGAAGAGATTGCTGCGGAAGACCTCAAGGAGGTAGAAAAGAAAATGGCTCTAGCCAAAGCTCAGAAGGAGGCGAGTCCCCTACAATTTGTTGTAGAGATGGTGCCTGAGAACGTTTTTTTGTCGGTTTCTGACAACCGGTTGATGTTGCAAGTGATTTTCTTTGCCATCTTTTTTGGAGTGACGATCGTGATAGTGCCTCGAGACAAGTCCAAACCGGTAGTGGATTTTATCGAGGGGGTCAACGTGATCTTTCTCAAAATGGTTGACAATGTAATGAAAGCAGCCCCATTCTTTGTCTTTGCTTTGCTAGCAGGGGTGATCGCCAAGATGGCAGATACCCCGAGGGAGGTTTTGGAGATTTTTCTAGGTTTGGGGTCCTATTCGGTGACTTTGTTTGTGGGGCTAGCATTTATGGTCTTTGTGTTTTATCCGATGCTCCTCAAACTATTCGTCAAGAAAATCAAGTATCAGGAGTTTATCAAAAACATTAGCCCTGCTCAGTTCTTGGCATTTTCGACTAGCTCAAGTGCGGCTACTTTGCCTGTCACTATGGAGTGCGTCGAGGAGAACATGGGAGTGCCTCGAAACGTGACGAGTTTTGTACTGCCAATCGGCGCAACGGTCAATATGGATGGGACCAGTTTGTACCAGGCGGTGGCGGTTGTGTTCTTGGCACAGTTGCATATGGTGGATTTGACTTTTGCTCAACAGTTGACAATAGTATTGACGGCAACCTTGGCATCTATCGGAGCAGCAGCCACGCCGAGTGCAGGTCTGGTGATGATGATCATAGTGCTTCAGTCTGTAGGTTTGAACCCTGCTTGGGTGGCGATTATTTTTCCAGTTGACCGTATTTTGGACATGTGTCGTACAGTGGTCAATGTGACTGGAGACGCTACGGTTTGTTCGTTGATTGCAAAATCTGAAGGGGAGTTAGAAAAGTATTCCTAA
- a CDS encoding sensor histidine kinase KdpD, producing the protein MARIKIRWLVLAMGGALVGLVVFQIAWLDNVIGSNEQAFKMNVQSAMESVASKLEKREALEVTVDNFHTDFMYKSLSNVDSSHVELIESTFEKKIIDIQDLVKDSTNRPEWMSFYFNSETGEEGLKSTEVKLSEDLNGNDNKVIYLGEDPDTVRTTKREYEKRLRHVAKKTEYVQLALRELFSGKRKLVDRLNTEDLDSLIASSLADKGVYLEFDYAVYDPLEGVVMHDKDGEKVLESDLKISLYPNDIIGEVGYLYVRFPHQKRYILGQVWMTLLSSLFFILIVLFCFSFAVHTIHKQKQLSEIKNDFINNMTHELKTPISTVALASEALRDPEIQSTASLKDRYLGIIQDENSRLGMQVEKVLQMAVIDRNDFELKLETINIHSIIENALDKSLIQVSSRGGRVSKELNAIKQELVADRVHLTNIIFNLLDNAAKYSQGTPEICVMTEDTAEGIVIKVRDHGIGMSRDGIKRVFEKFYRIPTGNLHDVKGFGLGLSYVKSMVEAHGGEISVQSELKKGSEFKVYFPYENKNKTV; encoded by the coding sequence ATGGCGCGAATCAAAATTAGATGGCTAGTCTTGGCGATGGGTGGGGCTTTAGTTGGCTTGGTGGTCTTTCAGATCGCTTGGTTGGACAATGTCATTGGCTCCAACGAACAGGCGTTCAAGATGAACGTCCAGAGTGCCATGGAAAGTGTCGCATCCAAACTCGAGAAACGGGAGGCATTGGAAGTGACGGTAGACAATTTTCATACGGATTTCATGTACAAGAGCCTCTCCAATGTAGACAGCAGTCATGTAGAGTTGATTGAGAGCACCTTTGAGAAAAAAATCATTGACATTCAAGATCTGGTGAAAGATTCGACCAATCGCCCAGAATGGATGAGCTTTTATTTCAATTCGGAAACGGGTGAAGAAGGACTCAAAAGTACAGAAGTGAAACTCTCGGAGGACCTGAATGGGAATGATAACAAGGTCATTTATTTGGGTGAAGACCCAGATACCGTCCGGACAACCAAAAGGGAGTACGAGAAGCGGTTGAGGCATGTGGCCAAGAAGACTGAGTATGTGCAGTTGGCGTTGCGCGAGCTGTTTTCGGGCAAGAGGAAACTTGTAGATAGACTGAATACGGAAGATTTGGACTCGTTGATTGCAAGTAGCTTGGCGGACAAGGGAGTCTATCTGGAGTTTGATTATGCGGTATATGACCCACTCGAAGGCGTGGTGATGCATGACAAGGATGGCGAAAAAGTGTTGGAGTCCGACTTGAAGATTAGCCTCTACCCCAATGATATCATTGGAGAAGTAGGGTATTTGTATGTCCGCTTTCCTCATCAGAAAAGGTATATTTTGGGGCAAGTGTGGATGACCCTTTTGTCGTCGTTGTTTTTTATTTTGATCGTTTTGTTTTGTTTTAGTTTCGCAGTACATACAATTCACAAACAAAAGCAACTATCAGAAATCAAAAACGATTTTATCAACAATATGACACATGAGCTTAAGACACCGATCTCTACGGTGGCTTTGGCAAGTGAGGCTTTGCGTGATCCTGAGATTCAGAGTACCGCATCGCTAAAGGACAGGTATCTGGGCATCATACAAGATGAGAACAGCCGTCTAGGGATGCAGGTTGAGAAAGTACTACAAATGGCGGTGATAGACCGGAATGATTTCGAACTCAAACTGGAGACGATCAATATTCATTCGATCATTGAAAATGCCTTGGATAAGAGCTTGATTCAAGTATCGAGCCGAGGAGGACGGGTTTCTAAAGAGTTGAATGCCATCAAACAGGAGTTGGTGGCAGACCGTGTGCATCTAACCAATATTATTTTTAATCTACTGGACAATGCTGCAAAATACTCGCAGGGAACTCCAGAGATCTGTGTGATGACTGAGGATACCGCCGAAGGAATCGTGATCAAAGTGCGTGATCATGGCATTGGGATGTCTCGGGATGGAATCAAGCGAGTTTTTGAGAAATTTTATAGGATACCGACAGGTAATTTGCATGATGTCAAGGGGTTTGGCTTGGGGTTGTCCTATGTCAAGAGTATGGTCGAGGCGCATGGCGGTGAGATCAGTGTACAGAGCGAATTAAAAAAGGGGAGTGAGTTCAAGGTGTATTTCCCGTATGAAAACAAAAATAAAACAGTATGA